The genomic interval cgatgatgaaaaCGGCAAGCCGGAAGACAGCTACGATGATGATATTGTAACATTCTCTCCGCCCTCCCCCTTAAATAAATCACCCCCAGCCTCAACCTGGTTTAATCTCTACTGCTATTTAACTCTCTAAAAACCTACTTGatagatctgataaacaaaggtaaGTAATTGATACTTGTATAATGATAACTTTGAAAAACGAaagaaatcggtactcaccaacacaaaagacagcacagacaaagacaaagtcgAATTTTCGCCTATGGAGACTTCTTCTGGACAACGAATACacagaaaaagcaaaaaacaaaagcagcacAAAACCAAAAAGGGGTTACAATATGGAGGAAACCATAAAGGGCTAATAATAACTTGATAATCGTATTTGGTAGAATTAATGGCCAGTTGTTTCAAGGTGGCCAGACCAGCGTCTTTGCAGGTCAGTGTCAGGAAGGTGACGTAGAAGTCatgtgataaacaaagggaagtaattgaTAGTACTGGTATGATAATAAATCGTACTTGATAGAGTTAATGGCCAGTTGTTTCAAGGTGGCCAGACCAGCGTCTTTGCCGGTCAGTGCCAGGAAGGTGACGTAGAAGTCATGAGACAGGGGCAAGGCGTCCCAGACGGCCGGATCGTCCGAGCTGATGACCACGGGCAGGTTATCGGCGATGAGGCTGGAGGCCGGATGGTTCCTCAGGTCTTCCACCAGCTTCAGCACCTGGGGAGGGACATGTAGACACAGAAACAGTCACACACGTCAGAAGAACCCCGACAGGTACGTTCTTCTGAAGTAGTGCTTCCCACGGACGCTCAGCATAGAGGGTTCCTGAATCCTCAACTTTAATTTGTATGGGGGAAAAAGGAAGACGACGTTGACGTTGACGATGGTGGTGGTagaagtgatgatgatgatgttgctgctgctgctgctgcttctgctgttgctacttctagtgcgtatatgaCACATGGAcgcacagtttggggagccTTGGTGAAGATCTTAGCTAAGAGTCTGTTTTGGAACCAAGAGTCCCACAGAACTCCCAGTACAGACGGCTTAAGAATACTGAAAAGGGAAATACGGGCACATAAAAAGTACTCGTCAAAAGAAACCCGACAGTTGTGTTTTAGTGAATATCTTCCACTGGAAAACAGGTGAGACAACAATAGTCGCAGAAACAAGAATGTAActttaatttttgtgtgtgtgtgtgtaggtccCGCAGAGTAAATACGCCAAGCCCCATCTCGGAAGCTCACCAGCCTATCAAACCTTCTAAGGAAAAGAAGCATGATGTCGTTTTTCTTGTCCTGTTCATTTTGAAAAATACGCAGTTCAAACGTCAAAACAATCGTAAGCCCTCAGAtttcagaaaaagaaagaaggagagagaaagaaagaataaaaccaAGATTGGTAAGTTAATGGTACGTTGAATTGGCCAAATGAAACAAtgtttagaacctcgatcttttagtctttaaaagaaagaataaaaccaAGATTTGTAAGTTAATGAAAAGTTGAATTGGCCAGATGAAACAATGTTTAGAACCTTGATCTTTTAGTCTTTAATAGTGGACGAACAAGATACACAATTAAGAGACCAATACTGAGGATGCGAAGAGGAACTCTTAGCTTCAGACGTTAATCCACATAGAAATGTACTTTTCTTTAACTTAAGACAGAAATGCACTGACCTGGTTCGAGATTGGGCTGACCTCTATTGCGATGCCATGTTCTTTGACCTTCTTCAGCAGAAGTGGGTGATTATGCAGAGCATAACCGTGACCGATGCGCGTGGTGTTGAGCAGCACAGCATCTACCAGGTTAAAGTCCGTGTCCGTCTCCAGCCACACTGACCACACATGCACGTGAGAGACAATGGTTTAATAAGTTATGGAAGCGCCGAAGGAGATCCCGAAATTTGtttaaaccacacaaaaacttCGTCTAAGGCACTacagcaataaaaaaaaactgccATCATAACTACCCCACAACGTTTGTTTATATCACTATCTTCTGACAATTCATGGAAGCAGTATGGCACGTAAAAATCTCCTTCTTCAACgccaacaccacccccccccccccccccccgcccattTTCACATCACACTCCAACCTCCGTCCCAAATCTGACCTGCTTTTATggcccggtgtcacgaactgaaaactctgcctgaacaatccttctcattgcggtcaatgcgcatgcgctaacatggggagattaatcaggtcgtgaacaacctaaccctaacgtGACCCTAACCCgtaccctaacccttaccctaatcctaaccctaatcataaccctaaccctaaccctagccCATGGTTCGTTcagtcaaagggtcgcattttttaagtccaagattggcgcatgcgcattgaccgcaatgagaaggattgttcagcagaggttttagttcgtgacaccggaccCAAGCTCTCTCAATGATAAAACCCGTCCCAAATCTGACCTGCTTTTATGGCCCGGCCCTAAGCTCTCCCCATGACAAAACCCGTCCCAAATCTGACCTGCTTTTATGGCCCGGCCCCAAGCTCTCCCCATGATAAAACCCGTCCAAAATCTTACCTCCTTTTATGGCACCAAGCTCTCCCCAGGGTGGAGGGGTAGAGCAGGGCGTCCTTGAAGTCGATCAGCGGGTGGATTCTAttctccccctcccacccctcccccttcaCTAACCCCCGCCCACCCAATCCAAAACTTACCTGTTTCTCCGGCATGGAAGTAGTAGGGCAGGTGAACCGGAGGGTCCAGTGTGGAGGGGTAGAGCAGGGCGTCCTTGAAGTCGATCAGCGGGTGGATTCTattctcccccacccccacccctccaccttCACCAACCCCCGCCCACCCACTCCAAAACTTACCTGTTTCTCCGGCATGGAAGTAGTAGGGCAGGTGAACCGGGGGGTCCAGTGTGGAGGGGTAGAGCAGGGCGTCCTTGAAGTCGATCAGCGGGTGGAAGGTATCCTCCTGGCCGACCAGGTCCACCCCCACGACCAGATCCGAGTTGTTCTTGTACAACTCCACCGCCTCCTGGATGAAGCTCATGATCGCAGCCGGGGGCTTGCCTCTAGAAACAACACGGGAGTTCAAATTGTGAGGGTTTGCTCATTATTTTAACTTGATTGTGTATGCTTTTTACTGGAGGTCTGAGTACTCCCACTACTAGGCCCAAGTTGTTCTTGTACACCTCTATACTTACTTTTCGAGTGTATACTGCATGAGACACAAACAATGCCACACGCACGTGCACTTCAATATAATTCGTTTGTTTTGTCGGGAACTTACCTGAAAGTGGTAACGATAAGTTTGGCTCCGATGAAGTCTGGGTTGTTCTCTTCAAACTCTCTGAAGACAGGTCTGTAAGCATGTCTCAGTGACCATTCCCTTGGATGAACTGTGCCGTTAAGTTCATACAGCTGAAAGATCAATGGAAAAATCGATCAACTATCCAACAGGACATAACTCATGTctcttaacaacaacaaacacgaaCAATGaagcgtgattaaccattcagtcaagcaCGGAAACCAAACACACGATTGGCGAAGCTATGACAGTCGAGCACTAACACACGTCCGATTCGCTCACCGATTTACCTTTGAAACACTTCCATCCCCTTAGTTCGAGGTACTGAACCGATGCTTATGTCAAATTACCTTTGGAAGACTTCCACCCCCTTATTTCGAGGTACTGAACAAATGCTGATGCCGATTTACCTTTAGAAGACTTCCCCTTATTCCGAGGTactgtgaacaagaaacaattgacaagtggctctatcccatctcccccctttccccgtcgcgatataaccttcgtggttgaaaacgacgttaaacaccaaatgtgaccctccaccacggaatgagtcgcatgtcacctttgcatgattttcacatttttacattttcctaaagagttttttatgctctatccagtggtgaaaaccattttagaaaagagcgaaaactgtttgagttataagcctgtgactaaggtgaccctcacactgttaccagacactctccggacttatattaagcctagcgcagaaccgcgcgaggtgacatgcgactgattccgtggtggagggtcacaaataaagTAAAAGTTAATGTAAAATTCCGAGGTAGAAAAAACGATTTTCCTTTGGAAGACTTCCACCCCCTTATTTTGAGGTATGAAAACGATACAAACTTTGATTTACCTTTGGAAGAGTTCCACCCACTTATTTCGAGGTATGAAAACGATACCAACGCCGATTTACCTTTGGAAGACTTACACCGCCTTATTTCGAGGTACTAAAACGATGATTAAACCGATTTACCTTTAGAAGACTTCCCCTTATTATTCTGAGTTACTAAAACAATGCTTCAAACGATTTACTTTTGAAAGCATTCCACCCTCTTATTCCGAAGTATGAAATCGATACCAACACCGATTTATCCTTGGAAGAATTCCACCCCATTATTTCGAGGTGCTGAACCTATCCTTATGCCGATTTACCTTTGGAAGATTTCCACCCTCTAATTTCAAGGAATGAAAACAATACTAACGCCAATTTACCGAGAATTTCATCCCAATATTTTAATATACTAAAACGACGCTTAAagccacagtaagcctcccgtaaaccatcacagatactgtcaggctgttacatacagtacaaacaccctttcatttaaacactcaccgcttttgaacatcctaggtgtcctccgtaaagagcgagcaattttcaaataatttatttttgcgtggtttatcttacccctgagccatcgcgaacccgtgtgatcccgtgtgatccagtttccttttttcacaatgtagtcgtcagtttgtgatttcaatgggaCTAGCTGTGagcttcgtcgcgatataaccttcgtggttgaaaacgacgttaaacaccaaataaagaaagaaagaaagctgtgagctcatctgcaatagcacgttattgtgtacctctgaatctaaacgcaacaaacggctgcgattcacacgaactagagcgatgacagttgactgttcagaggaacgggcGCTAGGCAGAACCTttgtctgctacgagaaagacggtttgcgtgacacgttaccgggcttttcttttttcaaactttcaaaacttcgaattgtactgatcttgtcttgatgaaaaaagaattcttttatgatttaagaatgtttgtgtaacaagctgtcaatttattatatacattttaaaagttagttctagcgccaaaacaagGCGCCTGATTTGCTGATCAGAGGGTCctcgaaaataaattctttgaaaattgctcgctttttacgtagggcacctaggatgttctcaagcggtgagtgtttaaacgaaagggtgtttgtactgtgtgtaaacgcctgacagtatctgatggtttacgggaggcttactgtgcctttaaaatgatTTACCTTTGGAAGACTTCCACCCACTTATTTCGAGGCATAAAAACGATACCAACTTCGATTTACCTTTGGAATAGTTCCATCCTCTTATTTCGAGGTAATAAAATGATGCTTAAACCGATTTACCTTCGGAAGGCTTCCTCTTATTTCGAGGTGTTGTACGCCGTCTGCCAAGAACTGTCGGAGCGCCTCTCGCATGTAGTCCTTGAACACTGGCCTGTAGGAGATGAGATCGCCAATCATGCCAAAGTACTTCTCGAATCTCTCCCATACGGCGTTGATGTCCGGGTAATCTTCGTCAGGCTCCAAGCTCACCAGCGTCAGGTTGTTACGTAGGctgttaaaataatgataaaaaaaagtcgcgtaaagcgatatcaaaacatttagtcagtctgTCGACGCACAGCAGCTTGtgtcaaagcgccggtcgatctACTCCTTTATCCTTCTTGTACCATTTATACTAGTGAATGCTAGTAGTAACAGTACATGGAGGATATATGAGTAGATCGACCGACGCTTTGATACAAGCGCCTGTGTGTCGACCTAAACATCAGAAATGAATTAAACATTCTTCATCGACACTATGTACAGGCTGACCGAAACCCGTCGTCCGAGAAGGCGCAGTCTCGGTATAATGTACACACGGGAACTTATTTGCATAAAACAAATCTTTGATGTATATattcaaacataacatatttatgtctTTTCTGCGATCAAGAAAAAACCTTAATTCAACGAAAGTAGTTTGATTCTGTTGTTGCGATTTAATTCGAGGTCAAGTTCTAATTAGCAaatcaattaattaatttttaggctTTGAGACTTTGCAATCTAGTCCGGACATAgttaacaaaatgtttaacccAAAAGAAACACATAGACTTTTCATACAACCAATAAAATCGCGGTGCAAACTGCCGAAGACTATTATGCTGGACGTCAATGAAAATTAAACTTACGAATAAAAAGACCGAACAAGATAAAATattaatatgctgactgttggCAAATGATAACACACATGTCGAGAAAAAGGATTATCAGCATGAGCCGGCTGATATCATTTTTGAGACATGTcagttatcatttgctaacagtcaccATATTAGAAATAACAAATTTTTTACCGTCTATTTTTACCAAACGAAATTTCGAGCGAGTCCACGAATTAGACGGAACAGCCGCAATTATAGGTGGATCGTTCTtatctgattatgcctgtcagtcaaagcattctcgtgacctgggtcagccaatcagagtcacTCACCTGACGTGATTaatattcacagatcaaatgcgttCACACAACAATCTTACAAGATAAATCATGTTGAACAGTTGCGTTTCAGTTGCTTCGATATCTCTTGTCCAACTGAGAGCGACATATTTTGAAACGATGCCAGAGAGaaaggaaatgacgtaaagatataTTTGACGTTAATTAAgagacgcaatttcacttgaatAGTCAGAACTTTGTCAGCTTCTCTCCcaccttgaaaccaacaacctctgcaaccctcttcagtcagcgtatagggctggccacagcaccgagactgttttgcttcgtgttgtgaatgacattctttctgctctggataatgatgacctatcagttctgcttctcttggataactcagctgcgttcgatacgatcgatcactctgttctgctctctcgtctcgaatctgtttttggcattcactctaccgctcttcactggtttagttcatatctacagggccgtagtcagtatgtgtctgtcaataatctctcatctcctccatctcctctctgtttcggcgttccccagggatcagttctaggcccagttttatttgtactatacaccactcctctctctgccgtcatcaagcaacacgcagtcaatcactacctctttgcagacgacacacaactccaacaagcatgcaagcctacagaaatccaagcggtgacgcacactctccaaaactgcacttcagatattaaatcatggatgacaaacaatatgctcaagttaaatgatgacaagactgaatttcttcttttctctggagcttcctgttcgaccacttcccttccagcctccatcacagtaggttctagtgacatttctctctctgatagtgctaggaatcttgggttcatcatggactcccacctctcaatgaaacaacacatcaaaaaagtctgtcagacatgttactttgagatcagaagaataggttccataagaaaatttctcactgttgatgccactaaaactctcgttacatcctgcattctgtccagattagattactgcaactcccttctcataggctgccctgactccactctccaacccttgcaaaaagtacaacactctgctgcacgtctc from Littorina saxatilis isolate snail1 linkage group LG7, US_GU_Lsax_2.0, whole genome shotgun sequence carries:
- the LOC138971366 gene encoding adenosine deaminase AGSA-like; its protein translation is MASAPVILHASLSCCIAAILTMLVMVTVTPDLSIALADQNFANQRVELISEEEKMRIGGGSSSCLLWLTDEEKKVNRFILEEKGKMIEDARTNGTSFAPAINFMTSRRDMESTNLFKVIQKMPKGGALHLHKTALTSLDWVVRNVTYRPNLFMCVGNDLFVKLHFYDTAPSDPECTWTLMSDHRNNLSASETTEFDLSLRNNLTLVSLEPDEDYPDINAVWERFEKYFGMIGDLISYRPVFKDYMREALRQFLADGVQHLEIRGSLPKLYELNGTVHPREWSLRHAYRPVFREFEENNPDFIGAKLIVTTFRGKPPAAIMSFIQEAVELYKNNSDLVVGVDLVGQEDTFHPLIDFKDALLYPSTLDPPVHLPYYFHAGETVWLETDTDFNLVDAVLLNTTRIGHGYALHNHPLLLKKVKEHGIAIEVSPISNQVLKLVEDLRNHPASSLIADNLPVVISSDDPAVWDALPLSHDFYVTFLALTGKDAGLATLKQLAINSIKYSAMDRREKAEAMRKWKRKWSQFIQTEAAKLDR